Proteins from a single region of Runella sp. SP2:
- a CDS encoding DUF6712 family protein, with protein sequence MLLKSTEEIREYIKYNLNFDFNQIEPYLVDVEYELGRKWIGEEMLERLNEVVNNPNEIQAQTLVFARRYVARMAAVAWLPFGEVQFGNDGITTVGKGEYRTAAYDAQIARLTQSLESSAYKALEQLLSWLEKPATLMAFTEYSSSEQRVENRRYLIKNAVEFSKYYQIFGEELTFQALRPTMAAIETLKIASMLGDELYQELKMGTELSELQKKLLEATKWFLAYSTIASVLELEMNVELNAGGLRVNFSTQFQNTKYYTPPSDAQRSSAQQAATRRAESMLAEMSSILQEMNPTTETVVVGSPIVEGKSIISL encoded by the coding sequence ATGCTACTGAAAAGCACAGAGGAAATCCGAGAGTACATTAAGTACAACCTTAACTTCGATTTCAACCAGATAGAACCCTATTTGGTGGATGTCGAGTATGAGCTTGGGCGCAAGTGGATTGGTGAAGAAATGCTTGAGCGTCTTAATGAGGTAGTCAATAATCCTAACGAAATACAGGCCCAAACGCTGGTATTTGCTCGGCGCTATGTAGCTCGTATGGCAGCGGTTGCTTGGCTTCCTTTTGGGGAAGTGCAGTTTGGCAACGATGGTATTACGACCGTTGGAAAAGGAGAGTACCGAACAGCGGCTTATGATGCCCAAATTGCTCGCCTTACTCAGTCGCTTGAGAGTAGTGCATACAAGGCCCTTGAGCAGCTATTATCTTGGCTCGAAAAGCCTGCCACCTTAATGGCATTTACGGAATACAGCAGCTCTGAGCAGCGTGTTGAAAACCGTCGATACCTAATCAAAAACGCGGTTGAGTTCTCGAAATACTACCAGATTTTTGGCGAAGAACTCACCTTTCAGGCATTGCGTCCAACCATGGCCGCCATTGAGACCCTCAAGATAGCTTCCATGCTGGGTGATGAGCTGTATCAGGAGCTCAAAATGGGAACTGAGCTCAGTGAGCTACAAAAAAAACTGCTAGAGGCTACTAAGTGGTTCTTGGCTTACAGCACCATTGCCTCAGTACTGGAGCTGGAAATGAACGTGGAGCTAAATGCAGGGGGATTGCGCGTGAATTTTAGTACGCAATTTCAAAACACGAAGTATTATACACCTCCTTCGGATGCTCAGCGTAGCTCAGCTCAGCAGGCAGCAACTCGCCGAGCTGAGTCAATGTTAGCTGAAATGAGCTCAATTTTGCAAGAAATGAACCCTACCACCGAAACGGTAGTAGTAGGTTCTCCTATCGTCGAAGGCAAATCAATTATCTCTCTATGA
- a CDS encoding RadC family protein, with the protein MITNQIPNIVRYELRKNQTEFPQVKISTPKESADFIRRFYGDDMCIYESFFILLLNQSNMTIGYAKISQGGINQTVVDIRLIAKIAVDSLACSVIFAHNHPSGNLKPSTPDREMTSRAKNALKLLDIVLVDHIILTETGFCSFADEGIL; encoded by the coding sequence ATGATAACTAACCAAATACCAAACATAGTGCGTTATGAGCTTCGTAAAAATCAAACGGAGTTCCCACAGGTAAAAATTTCAACGCCCAAAGAGAGCGCGGATTTTATTAGACGGTTCTACGGGGATGATATGTGTATTTACGAATCGTTTTTTATCCTGCTTTTGAATCAATCAAATATGACGATTGGTTACGCGAAAATTTCCCAAGGTGGTATAAATCAAACGGTAGTGGACATTCGCCTCATTGCCAAAATTGCGGTTGATTCTTTGGCGTGTTCGGTGATTTTCGCCCACAATCACCCCTCTGGAAATTTAAAACCAAGTACGCCAGATAGGGAAATGACAAGCCGCGCAAAAAATGCCCTGAAACTGCTAGACATAGTCTTAGTTGACCATATCATTTTAACCGAAACGGGTTTTTGTTCCTTTGCCGACGAAGGCATTTTATAA
- a CDS encoding ArdC family protein, with protein MKNEVVFEEITRTVIAQIEQGVAPWRMNWGFVEPPQNYFSGHKYRGINAFLIFLKQYPTPFFATFNQITKNGGKVKKGSKAHRLYFSKSLWYDSNGNQYEETDLEYLPPQTLASIRRVYYIKYDMVFNMSDVEGIELKPFSQIWNENDSFLEIDHFVNALTDKPKIQVKLSNNAYYDKVNDLVNMPLIQQFDSSSNFYATAFHELVHSSGHAKRLNRATLRDFQEFGDPNYSKEELIAELGACFFCNHFGIDNVDVQQNAAAYLQGWLKTLKAEPRMLWEAAADAQRAFDFFLKQTTPKTA; from the coding sequence ATGAAAAATGAAGTTGTCTTTGAGGAGATAACCCGGACGGTTATTGCCCAAATTGAACAAGGGGTTGCGCCTTGGCGCATGAACTGGGGGTTTGTTGAGCCACCCCAAAACTATTTTTCGGGTCACAAGTACCGAGGAATTAATGCCTTTCTTATCTTCCTAAAACAGTACCCAACGCCTTTTTTTGCCACGTTCAACCAAATCACCAAAAACGGGGGGAAGGTGAAAAAGGGAAGTAAAGCCCACCGCCTGTATTTTTCCAAAAGCCTTTGGTACGACTCAAACGGGAACCAGTACGAGGAAACGGATTTAGAGTATTTACCCCCGCAAACACTTGCGAGCATCCGCAGAGTGTACTACATAAAATACGACATGGTTTTTAATATGTCGGACGTGGAAGGGATAGAGTTAAAACCGTTTTCGCAGATATGGAACGAAAACGACAGCTTTTTGGAAATTGACCACTTTGTAAACGCCCTGACTGATAAGCCAAAAATTCAGGTGAAACTATCGAATAACGCCTACTACGACAAGGTAAATGACCTTGTAAATATGCCCCTCATTCAACAGTTTGACAGTTCGTCCAATTTCTACGCTACTGCTTTTCACGAATTGGTACATTCTTCGGGCCATGCAAAGAGATTGAACCGCGCCACGCTTCGCGACTTTCAAGAATTTGGAGACCCTAATTACTCCAAAGAGGAATTAATTGCAGAACTAGGAGCGTGTTTTTTCTGCAATCATTTTGGCATTGATAACGTGGACGTACAGCAAAACGCAGCAGCTTATTTACAGGGGTGGTTAAAGACCCTAAAAGCTGAGCCGCGTATGTTGTGGGAAGCCGCCGCCGATGCTCAACGCGCCTTTGATTTCTTCCTAAAACAAACAACCCCTAAGACTGCTTAA